The Paramisgurnus dabryanus chromosome 1, PD_genome_1.1, whole genome shotgun sequence genome includes a window with the following:
- the LOC135745813 gene encoding uncharacterized protein isoform X1, with product MESIPPLSSLRLLVPPLRLTSAFMWQVVQDQNVEQFGKLEEFVSVMTNLVPELLSKRQRATLIVGLRAKMILEMCRGELPADLQTVKSHIHRIQTTDLLKVNDSDMENLQDSVLQLVLSLLEDSFKREYFFQEVFPVEYGPDFDKALQVLVGFFLSRLEQRLPVPNFKQLSLLLSCDPADLDACVTSVCKSQSLLSLLQTDVCGTLEKNVLPSIVEDRIFSSLLLPPISDSVIINHNDDGKLQLPVCSENLQNQEHSVDKETETSDPNVQDVGSSFSCESSECSGESDGEKEIISNADGLQPSNTEEQSVPSSTSNAHQEDLVFKAAVPLQRTTLDTFPKNPSKGFHYAGRTVHKCQQCTKYFIYRTDLFKHQEIHNVDGSHKCPQCGLVFSDLTQLASHRNTGCNTRVFKCIKCTAHFRSLKTLYRHNRVHKEKTTHKCPECGRLFTSLSRLVGHRRIHKSPSIKRSYSCKQCSETFGSYRASLIHQKTHKVKDIPPSKSERQPGKCRFCDLTFNVDSELRSHLKTHAEFRPYICDQCGKCFSANSSLLAHLSNHTGEKPLLCSQCGKRFYSKIQLKSHMRCHSGERPHICPYCKKQFSLSGNLKIHIRIHTGEKPYVCHQCGKGFVSAGCLQVHLRSHTGEKPYQCKVCGKKFVVSSHLTAHMCFHTGERPHCCLQCGKRFIRRYDLSKHMYTHIGKRPFPCPLCPKAYTCRTHLNRHMKSHSA from the exons ATGG AATCCATTCCTCCCCTCTCTTCGTTGCGCCTGCTTGTTCCTCCTTTGCGTCTCACATCCGCATTCATGTGGCAAGTTGTCCAGGATCAGAATGTGGAGCAGTTTGGAAAACTGGAAGAATTTGTTTCTGTAATGACTAACCTCGTCCCAGAGCTCTTAAGTAAAAGGCAGAGGGCAACTTTGATAGTAGGTTTGCGGGCAAAG ATGATTCTTGAGATGTGTAGAGGTGAACTTCCAGCAGACCTTCAGACTGTAAAATCACACATTCACCGCATTCAGACCACAGATTTATTAAAG GTGAATGACTCGGACATGGAGAACTTACAGGACAGTGTACTTCAGCTTGTTCTGAGCTTGCTGGAGGACTCTTTCAAAAGAGAATACTTCTTTCAG gAGGTATTTCCTGTAGAGTATGGTCCTGACTTTGATAAAGCACTACAAGTACTTGTTGGCTTTTTCCTGTCCAGATTGGAACAACGTCTGCCTGTACCGAACTTCAAACAG CTTTCTTTGCTGCTCAGCTGTGACCCTGCAGATTTAGATGCATGTGTGACCTCTGTTTGTAAATCACAGAGTTTACTATCCTTGCTGCAGACAGATGTGTGTGGGACATTGGAAAAAAATG TTCTTCCATCCATTGTAGAGGATAGAATATTCTCATCATTGTTGCTGCCTCCCATCAGTGACTCTGTCATTATAAACCACAACGATGATGGCAAATTACAACTGCCTGTTTGTTCTGAAAACCTGCAAAACCAAGAACACAGCGTAGACAAGGAGACTGAGACAAGTGATCCAAATGTCCAAGATGTGGGATCAAGCTTCAGCTGCGAATCATCGGAATGCTCTGGGGAAAGTGATGGAGAAAAGGAAATTATTTCTAATGCAGATGGATTGCAACC GAGTAACACAGAAGAACAGAGTGTACCATCATCCACTAGTAATGCCCATCAAG AAGATTTAGTTTTCAAAGCAGCTGTTCCTCTCCAGCGTACCACTCTTGACACCTTCCCAAAAAATCCATCTAAAGGCTTTCATTATGCTGGCCGGACCGTCCACAAATGTCAGCAGtgtacaaaatatttcatataccGCACTGATCTCTTTAAGCACCAGGAAATTCACAACGTAGACGGGTCACACAAGTGTCCTCAGTGTGGGCTAGTTTTCAGCGATCTGACACAACTTGCTTCACACAGAAACACTGGCTGCAATACCAGAGTTTTTAAATGCATCAAGTGTACAGCGCACTTTAGATCTCTCAAAACACTGTACAGACACAACCGAGTGCACAAAGAGAAAACCACACACAAATGCCCTGAATGTGGACGGTTGTTCACAAGCCTGTCACGTTTGGTTGGTCACCGGAGGATTCACAAATCTCCCTCCATTAAAAGGAGTTACAGTTGCAAACAATGCAGCGAGACTTTTGGATCATACCGAGCCAGTTTAATCCACCAGAAGACCCATAAAGTTAAAGACATTCCACCGTCTAAATCAGAGCGGCAGCCAGGAAAATGCCGTTTTTGTGACTTAACATTCAATGTTGATAGCGAATTAAGAAGCCATCTGAAGACGCATGCAGAGTTCCGGCCATACATATGTGACCAATGTGGGAAGTGCTTTTCAGCAAACAGCAGCCTGCTCGCCCATCTCTCGAACCACACAGGCGAGAAACCTCTCCTTTGTTCGCAATGCGGAAAACGTTTTTACAGCAAGATCCAATTGAAATCCCACATGAGGTGTCATTCTGGTGAACGACCACACATCTGTCCGTACTGCAAGAAGCAGTTTTCCCTGTCTGGGAATTTGAAAATCCACATCAGaattcatactggagagaagcCATATGTTTGCCATCAGTGTGGAAAAGGTTTCGTATCCGCTGGATGCTTGCAAGTGCATCTGCGCTCTCACACGGGAGAGAAGCCATATCAGTGCAAAGTCTGCGGGAAGAAATTCGTGGTTTCGAGTCACCTGACAGCTCACATGTGTTTTCATACAGGAGAGCGTCCGCACTGCTGTTTACAGTGCGGGAAAAGGTTCATCCGCCGTTATGACTTAAGCAAGCACATGTACACTCATATTGGGAAGCGTCCGTTTCCATGCCCACTGTGCCCGAAGGCGTACACATGTCGCACACATTTGAACAGGcacatgaaaagtcacagtgcTTGA
- the LOC135745813 gene encoding uncharacterized protein isoform X2: MENLQDSVLQLVLSLLEDSFKREYFFQEVFPVEYGPDFDKALQVLVGFFLSRLEQRLPVPNFKQLSLLLSCDPADLDACVTSVCKSQSLLSLLQTDVCGTLEKNVLPSIVEDRIFSSLLLPPISDSVIINHNDDGKLQLPVCSENLQNQEHSVDKETETSDPNVQDVGSSFSCESSECSGESDGEKEIISNADGLQPSNTEEQSVPSSTSNAHQEDLVFKAAVPLQRTTLDTFPKNPSKGFHYAGRTVHKCQQCTKYFIYRTDLFKHQEIHNVDGSHKCPQCGLVFSDLTQLASHRNTGCNTRVFKCIKCTAHFRSLKTLYRHNRVHKEKTTHKCPECGRLFTSLSRLVGHRRIHKSPSIKRSYSCKQCSETFGSYRASLIHQKTHKVKDIPPSKSERQPGKCRFCDLTFNVDSELRSHLKTHAEFRPYICDQCGKCFSANSSLLAHLSNHTGEKPLLCSQCGKRFYSKIQLKSHMRCHSGERPHICPYCKKQFSLSGNLKIHIRIHTGEKPYVCHQCGKGFVSAGCLQVHLRSHTGEKPYQCKVCGKKFVVSSHLTAHMCFHTGERPHCCLQCGKRFIRRYDLSKHMYTHIGKRPFPCPLCPKAYTCRTHLNRHMKSHSA; this comes from the exons ATGGAGAACTTACAGGACAGTGTACTTCAGCTTGTTCTGAGCTTGCTGGAGGACTCTTTCAAAAGAGAATACTTCTTTCAG gAGGTATTTCCTGTAGAGTATGGTCCTGACTTTGATAAAGCACTACAAGTACTTGTTGGCTTTTTCCTGTCCAGATTGGAACAACGTCTGCCTGTACCGAACTTCAAACAG CTTTCTTTGCTGCTCAGCTGTGACCCTGCAGATTTAGATGCATGTGTGACCTCTGTTTGTAAATCACAGAGTTTACTATCCTTGCTGCAGACAGATGTGTGTGGGACATTGGAAAAAAATG TTCTTCCATCCATTGTAGAGGATAGAATATTCTCATCATTGTTGCTGCCTCCCATCAGTGACTCTGTCATTATAAACCACAACGATGATGGCAAATTACAACTGCCTGTTTGTTCTGAAAACCTGCAAAACCAAGAACACAGCGTAGACAAGGAGACTGAGACAAGTGATCCAAATGTCCAAGATGTGGGATCAAGCTTCAGCTGCGAATCATCGGAATGCTCTGGGGAAAGTGATGGAGAAAAGGAAATTATTTCTAATGCAGATGGATTGCAACC GAGTAACACAGAAGAACAGAGTGTACCATCATCCACTAGTAATGCCCATCAAG AAGATTTAGTTTTCAAAGCAGCTGTTCCTCTCCAGCGTACCACTCTTGACACCTTCCCAAAAAATCCATCTAAAGGCTTTCATTATGCTGGCCGGACCGTCCACAAATGTCAGCAGtgtacaaaatatttcatataccGCACTGATCTCTTTAAGCACCAGGAAATTCACAACGTAGACGGGTCACACAAGTGTCCTCAGTGTGGGCTAGTTTTCAGCGATCTGACACAACTTGCTTCACACAGAAACACTGGCTGCAATACCAGAGTTTTTAAATGCATCAAGTGTACAGCGCACTTTAGATCTCTCAAAACACTGTACAGACACAACCGAGTGCACAAAGAGAAAACCACACACAAATGCCCTGAATGTGGACGGTTGTTCACAAGCCTGTCACGTTTGGTTGGTCACCGGAGGATTCACAAATCTCCCTCCATTAAAAGGAGTTACAGTTGCAAACAATGCAGCGAGACTTTTGGATCATACCGAGCCAGTTTAATCCACCAGAAGACCCATAAAGTTAAAGACATTCCACCGTCTAAATCAGAGCGGCAGCCAGGAAAATGCCGTTTTTGTGACTTAACATTCAATGTTGATAGCGAATTAAGAAGCCATCTGAAGACGCATGCAGAGTTCCGGCCATACATATGTGACCAATGTGGGAAGTGCTTTTCAGCAAACAGCAGCCTGCTCGCCCATCTCTCGAACCACACAGGCGAGAAACCTCTCCTTTGTTCGCAATGCGGAAAACGTTTTTACAGCAAGATCCAATTGAAATCCCACATGAGGTGTCATTCTGGTGAACGACCACACATCTGTCCGTACTGCAAGAAGCAGTTTTCCCTGTCTGGGAATTTGAAAATCCACATCAGaattcatactggagagaagcCATATGTTTGCCATCAGTGTGGAAAAGGTTTCGTATCCGCTGGATGCTTGCAAGTGCATCTGCGCTCTCACACGGGAGAGAAGCCATATCAGTGCAAAGTCTGCGGGAAGAAATTCGTGGTTTCGAGTCACCTGACAGCTCACATGTGTTTTCATACAGGAGAGCGTCCGCACTGCTGTTTACAGTGCGGGAAAAGGTTCATCCGCCGTTATGACTTAAGCAAGCACATGTACACTCATATTGGGAAGCGTCCGTTTCCATGCCCACTGTGCCCGAAGGCGTACACATGTCGCACACATTTGAACAGGcacatgaaaagtcacagtgcTTGA